A stretch of the Erinaceus europaeus chromosome 1, mEriEur2.1, whole genome shotgun sequence genome encodes the following:
- the FITM2 gene encoding acyl-coenzyme A diphosphatase FITM2: protein MEHLERYAWFLRGTLVRAAVRRYLPWALVTTMLLGSLLKEFSPLPESYLSNRRNILNLYFVKVAWAWTFCLLLPFIALTNYSLTGRASLVLRRLSTLLVGTAIWYSCTAIFSGIEHYTGSCYQSPSLVGERKEHQNKQQCHGEGGFWHGFDISGHSFLLTFCALMIVEEMAVLHEVKTDRGHHLHTTITTLVVALGSLTFIWVWMFLCTAVYFHDLSQKVFGTMFGLLGWYGTYRFWYLKSFSPGLPPQSSSLNLKQDSYKQ from the exons ATGGAGCACCTGGAGCGCTACGCGTGGTTTCTCCGGGGGACTCTGGTGCGGGCGGCCGTGCGGCGCTACCTGCCCTGGGCGCTGGTGACTACCATGCTGCTGGGTTCCCTCCTCAAAGAGTTCTCCCCGCTGCCAGAGAGCTACCTGAGCAACAGGCGCAACATCCTCAACCT GTATTTTGTCAAAGTGGCCTGGGCCTGGACCTTCTGTCTCCTGCTGCCTTTCATCGCCCTCACCAACTACTCCCTGACGGGCAGGGCCAGCCTGGTGCTGCGGCGGCTGAGCACCCTCCTGGTGGGCACAGCTATCTGGTACAGCTGCACGGCCATCTTCTCCGGCATCGAGCACTACACGGGCAGCTGCTACCAGTCACCAAGCCtggtgggggagaggaaggaacacCAGAATAAGCAGCAGTGCCACGGAGAGGGAGGCTTCTGGCATGGCTTTGACATCTCAGGCCACTCCTTCCTGCTGACCTTCTGTGCGCTCATGATCGTGGAGGAGATGGCCGTGCTGCACGAGGTGAAGACGGATCGCGGCCACCACCtccacaccaccatcaccaccctggTGGTGGCCCTCGGTTCCCTGACCTTCATCTGGGTGTGGATGTTTCTGTGTACAGCTGTTTATTTCCATGACCTGTCCCAGAAAGTGTTTGGGACCATGTTCGGTTTGCTGGGCTGGTATGGGACATACAGGTTTTGGTATCTGAAATCCTTTTCCCCAGGActtcctccccagagctctagttTGAATTTGAAGCAAGATAGTTACAAgcagtaa